A single genomic interval of uncultured Sphaerochaeta sp. harbors:
- a CDS encoding hydrogenase subunit MbhD domain-containing protein, with the protein MTILLLCMILALGSFALLSRDLLHSVIALSALSMLSALMFTILKAPDVAITEAAVGAGVSTIIFVWAIRHTRRRSKD; encoded by the coding sequence ATGACCATCCTACTTCTCTGTATGATTCTTGCTCTTGGAAGTTTTGCATTGCTCTCCAGGGATTTGTTGCATTCAGTGATAGCCCTCTCTGCACTCAGCATGCTCAGCGCCTTGATGTTCACGATACTCAAGGCTCCAGACGTTGCCATCACCGAGGCAGCTGTAGGGGCCGGGGTTTCCACCATCATATTTGTATGGGCTATTCGCCATACACGAAGAAGGAGTAAAGATTAG
- a CDS encoding monovalent cation/H(+) antiporter subunit G, whose amino-acid sequence MIIREILALIAFLVGTFFGLFGMVGLFRFRDPYSRLHAGSLCGTTAVFSYLIALLLLSPTLASGARIFIILVFFLISAPTGSSIVAKFIWESEDATRQRSSMKREDKSL is encoded by the coding sequence ATGATTATACGAGAGATTCTGGCATTGATAGCCTTTCTGGTTGGAACCTTCTTTGGTCTGTTCGGGATGGTTGGGCTTTTCCGTTTCCGAGACCCCTACTCCCGCCTTCATGCAGGCTCCTTATGTGGAACCACAGCAGTTTTCTCATATCTGATCGCCCTGCTCTTGCTCTCTCCAACACTCGCAAGTGGAGCACGGATTTTCATAATTCTGGTGTTTTTCCTCATTTCTGCTCCCACAGGCTCCTCAATCGTGGCCAAATTCATCTGGGAGAGTGAGGATGCCACAAGGCAACGATCATCAATGAAGAGGGAGGATAAGAGCCTATGA
- a CDS encoding monovalent cation/H+ antiporter complex subunit F, translated as MTDILLQAMLVMLILFAIGTLLRLLLGPTASDRLVALNVLSAVSLALLVLWGIRVGRTLYLDVALVYDIFGFLGFLAITRFLKDRKEN; from the coding sequence ATGACAGACATACTCCTCCAGGCAATGCTGGTGATGCTGATTCTTTTTGCCATCGGCACATTACTGAGGCTGCTGCTCGGTCCCACTGCAAGTGACCGATTGGTTGCCTTGAATGTGCTGAGCGCTGTCTCCCTTGCATTGTTGGTGCTCTGGGGGATCAGGGTCGGGCGGACACTGTATCTGGATGTTGCCCTGGTCTATGACATCTTTGGATTCCTCGGATTCCTTGCGATCACCCGGTTCCTCAAAGACCGGAAGGAGAACTGA
- a CDS encoding Na+/H+ antiporter subunit E gives MNSRRVWAILRFVLTTLFLYFVWVLFTADLGLFSLLFGLGASVLTAALTYHIFLPEHEANLRFFIPHLWALLRFLFLMVLSLYQSSYQVVKAVITGNTNPRIVHFRTHLRSDLARTVLANAITFTPGTMTLDLNDDHLTVHWLLCSTTHTKAAGEAVKTKLEHALGRTWL, from the coding sequence ATGAACAGCAGGCGAGTCTGGGCGATCTTGCGTTTTGTGTTGACCACCCTGTTTTTGTACTTCGTCTGGGTCTTGTTCACCGCCGACTTGGGCCTCTTCAGCCTGCTCTTTGGGCTTGGAGCCTCAGTTTTAACTGCAGCACTCACCTACCACATCTTCCTTCCCGAACATGAGGCAAATCTGCGCTTCTTCATCCCGCACCTCTGGGCTCTCCTGAGATTCCTGTTTCTTATGGTCCTTTCCTTGTATCAATCGAGTTATCAAGTAGTGAAAGCTGTCATAACAGGGAACACCAATCCAAGGATTGTACACTTCAGGACCCATCTTCGCAGTGATCTTGCTAGGACGGTACTGGCAAATGCCATCACATTCACTCCAGGAACCATGACCCTTGATCTTAATGACGACCATCTTACCGTCCACTGGCTCCTATGCAGCACCACCCATACAAAAGCTGCAGGGGAAGCAGTAAAGACAAAACTCGAACATGCACTCGGGAGGACATGGCTATGA
- a CDS encoding PTS sugar transporter subunit IIA, which yields MEGISRLIDESCILLDREEHSIETIIKTLTEQLSSTHPDLAPQQLMQKVIDGGFHTTCMGEECAITHARCPSMTKTLMAVMRLAPPLDLKAIDGKKVRLVFLLVGPQSSASFHLKILSRLARLLHNEALRSDLLGAETSKAFLDRIIRQED from the coding sequence ATGGAAGGAATTAGCAGATTGATTGACGAGTCGTGTATCTTGCTCGATAGAGAAGAACACTCAATTGAGACCATCATCAAGACATTGACTGAACAGCTGAGCAGTACGCATCCTGACCTTGCACCCCAACAACTGATGCAGAAGGTCATCGATGGGGGATTCCACACCACCTGTATGGGAGAAGAGTGCGCTATCACTCATGCCCGTTGCCCATCCATGACCAAAACACTCATGGCGGTAATGCGTCTTGCCCCTCCCTTGGACCTGAAAGCAATCGACGGAAAAAAGGTCCGCCTGGTCTTTCTCTTGGTTGGCCCACAGAGTAGTGCAAGTTTTCACCTGAAAATTCTCAGCAGACTTGCCCGTCTCCTGCATAATGAGGCTCTTCGTAGTGACTTGCTGGGTGCAGAAACCAGTAAGGCTTTCTTGGATAGGATTATTCGTCAGGAGGATTGA
- a CDS encoding P-II family nitrogen regulator, whose protein sequence is MKLLVFVLNNEAFLEEVMEAYVEAGITGSTILDSEGMGRFLTYEVPLFEGFKDFMKGNKPYNKTIFSVVHNEEVVQQAKKLVEEIVGSLDNPGTGIMFTLPVDWAAGLVREAEEV, encoded by the coding sequence ATGAAACTACTGGTGTTCGTCTTGAATAACGAAGCATTTCTGGAAGAGGTCATGGAAGCCTATGTTGAGGCTGGCATCACCGGGTCCACCATCCTCGACAGTGAGGGAATGGGACGTTTCCTTACCTATGAGGTCCCGCTATTTGAAGGATTCAAGGATTTCATGAAGGGCAATAAACCCTACAACAAGACGATTTTCTCGGTAGTGCACAACGAAGAAGTGGTGCAACAAGCCAAGAAACTGGTAGAGGAGATTGTCGGCAGCTTGGATAATCCAGGAACCGGAATCATGTTCACGCTACCAGTGGATTGGGCAGCCGGCCTGGTAAGGGAAGCAGAAGAGGTGTAG
- a CDS encoding flavodoxin family protein produces MNILVVYDSMYGNTEKIAQAIGTATEATVLHVNQVKEEHLAGLDILIVGSPTQAFQPLKSMKTFLKDLPAGILKGVKVASFDTRADLDEVGNKLLSFLVKLFGYAAEPMQAKLVRKGGVKVTTPAGFFVHGKEGPLKDGEVERAIQWTKQLLP; encoded by the coding sequence ATGAATATTTTAGTAGTGTATGATTCCATGTATGGGAATACAGAGAAGATTGCTCAAGCAATCGGTACTGCAACCGAAGCAACCGTATTGCATGTAAATCAAGTGAAGGAAGAACATCTTGCCGGCCTTGATATCCTGATTGTCGGATCACCAACCCAAGCCTTCCAACCCCTGAAATCGATGAAGACCTTCTTGAAAGATCTCCCTGCTGGAATACTGAAGGGAGTCAAGGTTGCATCCTTCGATACCCGAGCAGATTTGGATGAGGTAGGCAACAAGCTGTTAAGTTTTCTGGTAAAGCTGTTTGGGTATGCTGCTGAACCGATGCAAGCGAAATTGGTGAGGAAGGGAGGTGTAAAAGTGACCACCCCTGCTGGTTTTTTCGTACATGGCAAGGAAGGCCCTCTCAAGGATGGTGAAGTTGAACGTGCCATCCAGTGGACCAAGCAGCTACTCCCATGA
- a CDS encoding alpha/beta hydrolase: MNNRGYFCSGLPYTTIGNGPKPLVVFEGLTFSHKPQPPVMLKMYSFLCSDYTIYSVLRRPQPPDHYSLDDMAGDYAQMIREEFTAPVDIIGISTGGSVALHFAAHHPTLVRKLVIHSSAHTLNDRAKQLQLAVARAAEKGKWGEAWRLLIGTGFSSPLAKPLVYLLGFFLSLDHPKNANDLVVTVEAEDNHAFLDHLDEVTCPTLVAGGEDDFFYSPELFRETAQGIPDAKLCLYPHMGHPARGKQFKADVLSFLLEA, encoded by the coding sequence ATGAACAACCGTGGGTACTTTTGCAGTGGATTGCCTTACACTACCATAGGGAATGGACCAAAGCCCTTGGTGGTGTTCGAAGGGCTGACCTTCTCGCATAAACCCCAACCGCCAGTCATGCTCAAGATGTACTCTTTCCTCTGTTCGGACTATACAATTTACAGTGTACTCCGTCGTCCCCAACCACCCGATCATTATTCACTTGATGATATGGCAGGTGACTATGCCCAGATGATCAGGGAAGAGTTCACCGCTCCGGTGGATATCATTGGTATCTCCACCGGGGGCTCTGTTGCATTGCACTTTGCTGCACACCACCCAACTCTGGTTCGCAAACTGGTGATACACTCAAGTGCACATACCTTGAACGACAGGGCAAAACAACTCCAGTTGGCGGTTGCCAGAGCTGCCGAGAAGGGCAAATGGGGAGAAGCTTGGAGGCTTCTCATTGGAACTGGCTTTTCCTCACCGCTAGCGAAGCCGCTGGTGTATCTTCTTGGTTTCTTCCTTTCCCTCGATCACCCCAAGAATGCAAATGACCTGGTAGTGACCGTAGAAGCCGAGGACAACCATGCGTTCCTGGACCATCTGGATGAAGTAACCTGCCCTACCCTTGTTGCAGGGGGTGAGGATGACTTTTTCTATAGTCCAGAGCTCTTTAGGGAGACTGCCCAGGGTATCCCTGATGCCAAACTCTGTCTCTATCCTCACATGGGACATCCTGCGAGGGGGAAGCAGTTTAAAGCTGATGTGCTTTCATTCCTTCTGGAAGCGTAA
- the hisG gene encoding ATP phosphoribosyltransferase encodes MAEVVRIAIQKSGRLSEKSLQIIKNCGIKFGSDARVLKEEASNFPLEFLYVRDDDIPAYIRDGIADIGIVGRNEYDEQAIDLEVLRDLGFAKCRLSIAVPNDFVYQGLSSLEGKRVATSYPNILGGILKANGVSASFVQVSGSVEITPAVGVADAICDLVSTGATLAMNGLREVQSIYTSTAVMIGRKQMANAEKQRILDRLMIRLDAVMKASSYKYIMFNLPEEHLEQVAHIIGGMKSPTVTPLMEKGWVSVQTVVAEDTFWEDFEQLKALGAQGILVTPIEKMTE; translated from the coding sequence ATGGCTGAAGTAGTACGAATTGCAATCCAGAAGAGCGGAAGGCTGAGCGAAAAATCGTTGCAGATCATCAAGAACTGCGGGATCAAGTTCGGCAGTGATGCCCGTGTACTGAAAGAGGAAGCTTCCAACTTCCCCTTGGAGTTTCTCTATGTACGGGATGACGATATTCCTGCCTACATACGGGATGGAATAGCTGATATCGGGATTGTGGGAAGAAATGAGTATGATGAACAGGCAATCGACCTGGAAGTACTCAGAGACCTTGGTTTTGCCAAGTGCCGGCTGAGTATAGCGGTGCCCAATGACTTCGTGTATCAGGGGCTTTCCTCTCTGGAAGGAAAGCGCGTAGCAACCAGCTATCCAAACATCCTTGGAGGTATCCTGAAAGCGAATGGGGTTTCTGCAAGCTTCGTCCAGGTCTCCGGGTCTGTGGAAATAACTCCTGCTGTTGGTGTTGCTGATGCCATTTGTGACCTGGTTTCCACTGGAGCGACCTTGGCGATGAACGGATTGAGAGAGGTGCAGAGCATCTATACATCAACCGCTGTCATGATCGGACGCAAGCAGATGGCCAATGCTGAAAAACAACGTATTCTTGACCGCCTGATGATCCGCCTCGATGCAGTCATGAAGGCTTCCTCCTATAAGTACATCATGTTCAACCTTCCCGAGGAACACCTGGAGCAGGTGGCGCACATCATCGGTGGCATGAAGAGTCCTACGGTCACTCCATTGATGGAAAAGGGGTGGGTCTCTGTACAAACCGTTGTGGCAGAGGATACCTTTTGGGAGGACTTTGAACAGCTCAAGGCCCTTGGTGCACAGGGGATACTCGTAACCCCGATTGAAAAGATGACAGAGTAG